A section of the Enterococcus montenegrensis genome encodes:
- a CDS encoding helix-turn-helix domain-containing protein translates to MKRRLYLIEFLTKHQRWWSLEEAAATLECSTKTLITDVNYINDELEEYLHIDISKMKGIKAQPVQSNKINNIYQKILQDSNEFQFIEAVFLNPNRDAEYWINKLFLSEATFYRMVNSTAKALKRRGLVLERKPFRITAPDERWVRFFYQSYFLEAYGTTEWPFDLERQQLVCFVMRTSTDFDILWDDHEIIEHAYLLMVTIIRASQGFMLSEEIYAEPDDFLDRLIKSNRSYSEKFAVTNYKLVPMWHRETSRTVFHEYYNWANRQQEFRIQTAIEQFLQRVCQAVDFPLNERDEKKIVQQMMGLYSTYSLYPYDREILHNQSQEYARNIQRIYPIFSKIVSVHLREIEKDCNFPWVQKTEADVRCILLKEWANLPLQLESLRRSLSILVVSHRGVRHAKMLRSLLKAPYGDRFKIDLYKESPLFVSTAELEHFEDYDLVVTNDPIHNYQNENLMIVDDYLSEADWEVLNRRIIAIQKEASDRYLTQLDAKDFHSGRSVYPSRQPNERIATFIMDEALDNKKQQ, encoded by the coding sequence ATGAAAAGACGTTTATATTTAATTGAATTTTTAACGAAGCATCAACGCTGGTGGTCACTAGAAGAGGCTGCAGCTACATTAGAATGTTCAACCAAAACGTTAATAACGGACGTTAACTATATCAACGATGAATTAGAAGAATACCTTCATATTGATATTTCAAAAATGAAGGGAATCAAAGCACAGCCTGTACAGTCCAACAAGATTAATAACATTTATCAAAAAATTCTACAAGATTCCAATGAATTTCAATTTATTGAGGCGGTTTTTTTGAATCCCAATCGAGATGCTGAATACTGGATCAATAAATTGTTTCTAAGTGAAGCAACATTTTATCGTATGGTAAATAGTACGGCTAAAGCATTAAAGAGAAGGGGTTTAGTCTTAGAACGTAAACCCTTTCGAATTACAGCTCCAGATGAGCGCTGGGTTCGCTTTTTTTACCAATCTTATTTTCTTGAAGCCTATGGGACTACTGAATGGCCTTTTGACTTGGAACGACAGCAGCTCGTTTGTTTTGTAATGCGGACTTCAACAGATTTTGATATTTTGTGGGATGATCATGAAATTATTGAACACGCATATTTATTAATGGTGACTATAATTCGTGCATCGCAAGGGTTTATGTTAAGTGAAGAGATTTACGCTGAGCCGGATGATTTCTTGGATCGTTTAATCAAAAGTAATCGCAGTTATAGTGAAAAATTTGCTGTGACCAATTATAAGTTGGTTCCCATGTGGCACCGAGAAACAAGTCGGACAGTTTTTCACGAGTATTACAACTGGGCAAATCGTCAACAAGAATTTCGTATTCAAACGGCAATTGAACAGTTTTTACAACGCGTGTGTCAGGCAGTTGATTTTCCGTTAAATGAACGGGATGAAAAGAAGATCGTCCAGCAAATGATGGGACTTTATTCGACGTATTCCCTTTACCCTTATGACCGGGAAATCTTGCATAATCAAAGTCAAGAATATGCGCGTAATATTCAACGAATCTATCCAATCTTTTCTAAAATTGTCAGTGTGCACTTAAGAGAAATTGAAAAAGACTGTAATTTTCCTTGGGTACAAAAGACAGAAGCAGATGTGCGCTGCATTTTATTGAAAGAATGGGCTAATTTACCCTTGCAGTTGGAAAGTTTGCGACGTAGTCTAAGCATTTTGGTTGTTAGCCATAGAGGCGTGCGTCACGCAAAAATGTTGCGCTCCTTGTTAAAAGCGCCGTATGGAGATCGTTTTAAAATTGATTTATATAAAGAATCGCCTTTATTTGTTTCTACAGCGGAATTGGAGCACTTTGAAGATTATGACTTAGTTGTCACAAATGATCCAATTCATAACTATCAAAATGAAAATCTCATGATTGTAGATGACTATCTTTCAGAAGCAGACTGGGAAGTGCTGAATCGCCGCATCATTGCAATTCAAAAAGAAGCTTCTGATCGTTACTTAACCCAGCTTGACGCAAAAGACTTTCACTCAGGTCGCTCCGTTTATCCAAGTCGTCAGCCTAATGAACGAATTGCAACTTTTATTATGGATGAAGCATTGGATAATAAAAAACAACAATAA
- a CDS encoding HAD family hydrolase, translating to MIEMIIFDMDGLLIDSEQMYQRGWLQVAKKHGISLTKADMKGWSGQSASQTMAKLAAHFGSEEIVEKMKTEREVFIAAELAKGALQLKPYAKETLAKVKEKGLYCGLATSTLRKRGKMYLDYFQLASFFDVITFGDDVKELKPAPDIYLATAAKVGANPQNTIAVEDSLTGAKAALQAKMKVVLIPDQSLPANHRDPAEIGLTPFLQGTSLKVLWDWLDAMN from the coding sequence ATGATTGAGATGATAATTTTTGATATGGATGGTTTACTAATAGACAGTGAGCAAATGTATCAACGCGGTTGGTTACAGGTTGCTAAAAAACATGGTATTTCACTGACAAAAGCAGATATGAAGGGGTGGAGTGGGCAAAGCGCTAGTCAAACAATGGCAAAATTAGCTGCTCATTTTGGTTCTGAAGAAATCGTGGAAAAAATGAAAACAGAACGGGAAGTTTTTATTGCTGCTGAATTGGCAAAAGGGGCGTTGCAGTTGAAGCCTTACGCAAAAGAAACTTTAGCAAAAGTCAAAGAAAAAGGTTTATATTGTGGTTTGGCCACCTCTACTTTGAGAAAAAGAGGTAAAATGTATTTGGATTATTTCCAATTGGCGTCTTTTTTTGATGTGATCACATTTGGCGATGATGTTAAAGAATTAAAACCAGCACCAGACATCTATTTGGCAACTGCCGCAAAAGTTGGAGCAAATCCACAAAATACGATTGCAGTTGAAGATTCTTTAACCGGCGCTAAGGCGGCTTTGCAAGCGAAAATGAAAGTTGTGCTCATTCCAGATCAAAGTTTACCAGCCAATCACCGCGATCCAGCTGAAATTGGCTTAACTCCATTTTTACAAGGAACAAGTCTAAAAGTTTTATGGGATTGGTTAGATGCCATGAACTAA